A genomic stretch from Corynebacterium terpenotabidum Y-11 includes:
- the rpsO gene encoding 30S ribosomal protein S15, with protein MALTKEQKSETLKEFGLHETDTGSPEAQVALLTVRIRQLTEHLKFHKHDHHSRRGLLLLVGRRKGLLKYLQENDVTRYRSLIERLGLRR; from the coding sequence ATGGCTCTTACCAAGGAGCAGAAGTCCGAGACCCTCAAGGAATTCGGCCTTCACGAGACCGACACCGGTTCCCCCGAGGCGCAGGTCGCCCTGCTGACCGTCCGTATCCGTCAGCTGACCGAGCACCTCAAGTTCCACAAGCACGACCACCACTCCCGCCGCGGCCTGCTGCTGCTGGTCGGTCGTCGCAAGGGCCTGCTGAAGTACCTGCAGGAGAACGACGTCACCCGCTACCGCTCCCTCATCGAGCGGCTCGGCCTGCGCCGCTAG
- a CDS encoding bifunctional riboflavin kinase/FAD synthetase yields the protein MDIWNGLQQVPDDLVGTVVTIGVFDGIHRGHQQLIASAVQRAADLGVPAVMVTFDPHPTVFFRPDAVPPALATLEQRAVTASRYGIDAMVVINFDRELAGWSPEEYFTRVLVDALHARTVVIGDNFTFGHLASGTAETMQELGAARGVEVITHGLLTDPGDATRAGAEAEDHVVCSTWIRERLTEGNVAAAGRALGRNFTVRGVVTRGAGRGGAALGFPTANLYFPDGQALPADGVYAGDLRILPTFKDPAGELVGDMPVEVHMPAAISVGTNPTFGDETRSVEAFVLDHDADLYGRKVTVSFVERLRGMEAFNGVDDLITAMDRDVARTRELVPADR from the coding sequence GTGGATATCTGGAACGGACTGCAACAGGTGCCCGATGATCTCGTCGGCACTGTCGTCACCATCGGCGTCTTCGATGGCATTCACCGTGGACACCAGCAGCTCATCGCCTCGGCAGTGCAGCGGGCGGCGGATCTCGGCGTCCCCGCGGTGATGGTCACCTTCGACCCGCACCCCACCGTCTTCTTCCGTCCGGACGCCGTCCCCCCGGCGCTGGCGACCCTGGAACAGCGCGCCGTCACCGCCTCCCGCTACGGCATTGACGCGATGGTCGTCATCAACTTCGACCGGGAACTCGCCGGCTGGAGCCCCGAGGAGTACTTCACCCGGGTCCTGGTGGATGCGCTCCACGCCCGCACCGTCGTCATCGGGGACAACTTCACCTTCGGTCACCTGGCGTCCGGGACCGCGGAGACGATGCAGGAACTCGGTGCGGCTCGCGGCGTCGAGGTCATCACCCATGGTCTGCTCACCGACCCCGGGGACGCCACCCGCGCCGGTGCGGAGGCCGAGGACCATGTGGTGTGCTCCACCTGGATCCGGGAGCGGCTCACCGAGGGGAACGTTGCCGCGGCTGGACGCGCCCTGGGCCGCAACTTCACCGTCCGTGGCGTGGTGACCCGCGGCGCCGGACGCGGTGGAGCAGCCCTCGGTTTCCCGACCGCGAACCTCTACTTTCCGGACGGCCAGGCGCTGCCGGCGGACGGCGTCTATGCCGGCGACCTGCGTATCCTTCCGACGTTCAAGGACCCGGCCGGAGAGCTGGTGGGGGACATGCCGGTGGAGGTCCACATGCCGGCGGCGATCTCGGTGGGGACCAACCCGACCTTCGGCGACGAGACCCGCAGCGTGGAGGCATTCGTCCTCGACCATGACGCCGACCTCTACGGCCGCAAGGTCACCGTCAGTTTCGTCGAGCGGCTCCGCGGTATGGAGGCCTTCAACGGTGTCGACGACCTCATCACCGCGATGGATCGGGATGTCGCCCGGACCAGGGAACTGGTTCCTGCCGACCGGTGA
- the truB gene encoding tRNA pseudouridine(55) synthase TruB, with product MPRTDPRPVLDRSGLVVVDKPAGMTSHDVVGRLRRLFHTRRVGHSGTLDPMATGVLVVGIERGTRFLAHVVTHDKRYAATVRLGASTLTDDAEGEVLTTADAGALALLDEEQVRNAFAAQVGEIMQRPSSVSSVKVNGRRAHELVREGVEVVLPERPVTVFSLEVDEVRLSPAGDDGTGTVEADIRVHCSSGTYIRSIARDVGEALGVGGHLTALRRTSAGPFSIEEARTLDQLAEQSEQEEREGQVGQPTAVAAPPLSLTLDEAMVRCFPVREVTEDQGSALALGKWLEPVGADGVRAAVTPSGQAVALIEEKGKRAASVFVARPAGME from the coding sequence ATGCCCAGAACGGATCCCCGCCCCGTCCTCGATCGCTCCGGCCTCGTCGTGGTCGACAAACCGGCCGGAATGACCAGCCATGATGTGGTCGGTCGCCTGCGTCGGCTCTTCCACACCCGACGGGTCGGTCACTCCGGCACCCTGGATCCGATGGCCACCGGCGTCCTGGTCGTCGGTATCGAGCGGGGGACGCGTTTCCTCGCCCACGTTGTCACCCACGACAAGCGGTACGCGGCGACAGTGCGGCTGGGAGCGTCCACCCTCACCGACGACGCCGAGGGCGAGGTTCTCACCACCGCTGACGCGGGTGCGTTGGCGTTGCTCGACGAGGAGCAGGTACGAAACGCCTTCGCCGCCCAGGTCGGCGAGATCATGCAGCGACCGAGCAGTGTCAGCTCGGTGAAGGTCAACGGGCGTCGGGCCCATGAGCTGGTCCGTGAGGGGGTGGAGGTGGTGCTGCCGGAACGTCCGGTGACCGTCTTCTCCCTGGAGGTGGACGAGGTACGCCTCTCCCCCGCCGGGGATGACGGCACCGGCACTGTCGAGGCCGACATCCGGGTGCACTGTTCCTCCGGCACCTATATCCGGTCGATCGCCCGTGACGTGGGCGAGGCACTCGGTGTGGGAGGACACCTCACCGCACTGCGTCGCACCAGCGCCGGACCGTTCAGCATCGAGGAAGCGCGCACCCTCGACCAACTTGCCGAGCAGTCGGAACAGGAGGAACGGGAGGGACAGGTGGGCCAACCGACCGCGGTCGCCGCCCCGCCGCTGTCCCTCACCCTCGACGAGGCCATGGTGCGGTGCTTCCCGGTACGGGAGGTGACCGAGGACCAGGGCAGTGCCCTGGCCCTCGGAAAATGGTTGGAGCCGGTCGGCGCCGACGGTGTCCGCGCCGCGGTCACCCCGTCCGGTCAGGCGGTCGCCCTCATCGAGGAGAAGGGGAAGCGGGCGGCGAGTGTCTTCGTCGCCCGCCCCGCCGGGATGGAGTAG
- a CDS encoding L-threonylcarbamoyladenylate synthase, producing the protein MSEEPMAINQITWNGGLQEEAVELLRTPGHIVVTPTKVGYIIATSDREGLERKFAVKHRKRNKPGVVLCGSIEQLKELAQLTPEIEKFYQTCVDRDILMGCILPWKEGAQEKYLPEGAAELATDVRGTSCFVLKFGVPGENIARELWEKDRRLVFASSANPSGKGNRGLVEGIGEEIANEADLVIEGDAYVASIQPDKTIENRYEQGVMVSMVDADGTIVPEQHGERGITPCPTLIRKGVYNDEIVLILSEQFTSWDFRQGAYY; encoded by the coding sequence ATGAGTGAGGAACCTATGGCCATCAACCAGATCACCTGGAACGGCGGACTCCAGGAAGAGGCCGTCGAGCTTCTCCGTACCCCCGGTCACATCGTCGTCACCCCGACCAAGGTCGGCTACATCATCGCCACCAGCGACCGTGAGGGCCTCGAGCGCAAGTTCGCCGTCAAGCACCGCAAGCGCAACAAGCCCGGCGTCGTCCTCTGCGGCTCCATCGAGCAGCTCAAGGAGCTCGCCCAGCTCACCCCGGAGATCGAGAAGTTCTACCAGACCTGCGTGGACCGCGACATCCTCATGGGCTGCATCCTCCCCTGGAAGGAAGGCGCCCAGGAAAAGTACCTGCCCGAGGGTGCCGCCGAGCTCGCCACCGATGTCCGTGGCACCAGCTGCTTCGTGCTGAAGTTCGGCGTGCCTGGTGAGAACATCGCCCGGGAGCTGTGGGAAAAGGACCGCCGCCTGGTCTTCGCCTCCTCCGCCAACCCCTCCGGCAAGGGCAACCGCGGCCTCGTCGAAGGCATCGGCGAAGAGATCGCCAACGAGGCCGACCTCGTCATCGAGGGTGACGCCTACGTCGCCTCCATCCAGCCGGACAAGACCATCGAGAACCGCTACGAGCAGGGCGTCATGGTCTCCATGGTCGACGCCGACGGCACCATCGTCCCGGAGCAGCACGGCGAGCGCGGCATCACCCCGTGCCCGACCCTGATCCGCAAGGGCGTCTACAACGACGAGATCGTGCTGATCCTGTCCGAGCAGTTCACCTCGTGGGACTTCCGCCAGGGCGCCTACTACTGA
- a CDS encoding 4'-phosphopantetheinyl transferase family protein → MILSAPRVTALNRDGSSRASLLSELILPEDTSAVELHTDGTPDLHRFRLLHRLERQLVARAVASRQSDFGDARWCAHQALRHWGRDALILRGHQGMPLFPDGTVGTLSHTDGLRGALVGDAGVWRSLGLDLEKAEPLPGGVFHAVTSPSERWALSRLSGNSRCERLLGTVLFSAKEAVYKSWFPLAGRFLDFDEAELHLEIDNGTVGAGGVGGTWRARLLTSPTPVDEITGSWTLRDGYVATVCGIRH, encoded by the coding sequence ATGATCCTGTCCGCACCCCGGGTCACCGCCCTCAACCGGGACGGTTCATCCCGGGCGTCCCTGCTCTCCGAGCTGATTCTCCCGGAGGATACCTCCGCGGTGGAGCTGCATACCGATGGAACTCCGGATCTGCATCGTTTCCGGCTGCTCCATCGGTTGGAACGGCAGCTCGTCGCCCGCGCCGTCGCCTCGCGTCAGTCCGACTTCGGGGATGCCCGCTGGTGTGCACATCAGGCGCTGCGGCACTGGGGGAGGGACGCACTGATCCTGCGTGGGCACCAGGGCATGCCGCTGTTTCCCGACGGGACCGTGGGAACACTGTCCCACACCGACGGGTTGCGCGGCGCGCTGGTGGGCGATGCGGGGGTCTGGCGCAGTCTCGGCCTGGACCTGGAAAAGGCGGAGCCCCTGCCGGGTGGGGTCTTCCATGCCGTGACCTCCCCGTCCGAGCGCTGGGCGCTGTCGCGGTTGTCGGGGAATTCGCGCTGTGAACGGTTGCTCGGCACTGTCCTGTTCTCCGCGAAGGAGGCGGTGTACAAGTCCTGGTTCCCCTTGGCCGGACGCTTCCTTGATTTCGATGAGGCGGAACTCCACCTGGAGATCGACAACGGGACCGTCGGTGCCGGTGGCGTCGGCGGGACGTGGCGGGCCCGGTTGCTCACCAGCCCGACCCCGGTGGACGAGATCACCGGATCCTGGACGCTGCGCGACGGGTACGTCGCGACGGTCTGCGGGATCAGGCACTGA
- a CDS encoding metallophosphoesterase family protein — translation MIQHRTLWAVSDLHVAAPGNRDIVDELVQPAHPRDWLIVAGDVAERVSTVLKNLAILAKRFEQVIWVPGNHELFCSSQDLHRGRDRYRELVRGCREIDVLTPEDRYPVFGDHTVVPMFTLYDHSWRDPSLTVSEALSAAEGNGVMFTDQVAIAPYVDVPGWCRDRLAYTVRRLSRISGPTVLVNHWPLVREMTDNLDLPEIALWSGTQDTQDWPVRFRASTVVYGHLHIPVVRDIDGVTHAEVSLGYPREHERSLPPRRTRHLWPFPVLTEVLP, via the coding sequence ATGATTCAGCACCGTACCCTGTGGGCAGTTTCCGACCTGCACGTTGCCGCTCCCGGCAACCGGGACATCGTCGACGAGCTTGTGCAGCCCGCCCATCCGCGGGACTGGCTCATCGTCGCCGGCGACGTCGCTGAGCGCGTCTCCACCGTTCTGAAGAACCTCGCGATCCTGGCAAAGCGGTTCGAACAGGTCATCTGGGTCCCCGGCAACCACGAGCTGTTCTGTAGCTCACAGGACCTCCACCGCGGACGGGACCGGTACCGCGAACTCGTCCGTGGATGCCGGGAGATCGACGTCCTCACCCCCGAGGACCGGTACCCGGTCTTCGGGGATCACACCGTCGTCCCGATGTTCACTCTCTACGACCATTCCTGGCGAGATCCGTCGCTCACTGTCTCTGAGGCTCTCTCCGCCGCGGAGGGCAACGGTGTCATGTTCACCGATCAGGTCGCCATCGCCCCGTATGTCGATGTCCCCGGGTGGTGCCGCGATCGGCTCGCCTATACCGTCCGTCGGCTGTCCAGGATCAGCGGGCCCACGGTCCTCGTCAACCACTGGCCGCTGGTGCGTGAAATGACCGACAACCTTGACCTGCCGGAGATCGCTCTGTGGTCCGGTACCCAGGACACCCAGGACTGGCCGGTCCGGTTTCGGGCGTCCACCGTCGTCTACGGGCACCTGCACATTCCTGTGGTCCGTGACATCGACGGCGTCACTCATGCCGAGGTCTCCCTCGGGTATCCCCGCGAGCACGAGCGTTCCCTGCCGCCGCGTCGCACCCGCCATCTCTGGCCCTTCCCCGTTCTCACGGAGGTCCTTCCATGA
- a CDS encoding MATE family efflux transporter encodes MRADVRTVLGLALPALAVLAATPLYLLWDTAWVGRLGPIELAALAAGTTVLSQVTTQLTFLSYGTTARAARRHGAGDRAGAVAEGIQATWVALAVGSVLAVTVALSAGPVTRWLAGEAGSGVAEDAARWLRVASLAILPALTVMAGNGWLRGVADTRRPLLFTLAGLVPVAVAVPWAVTRFGLIGSAWATVAGETVTAGCFVLCLVRTWRQDGDGRPVRPTWSVIRPQLTAGRDLVVRSLGFQVAFVAAAAVAARSGAGALAAHQVLLQLWNLLTLLLDSVAVAAQALVGAALGAASRSAAWRVSRTVLWFSVGAGLVLGAVLASAAGVVPGLFTADPGVRAAMAGPWWILVVMAVVGGVVFALDGVLLGAGDVAFLRTVTIVSLVFGFIPGVLVAGAADLGLTGVWCGLLAFLVFRLVAVVLRFRSGRWVRTGVTR; translated from the coding sequence GTGCGGGCGGACGTGCGGACCGTTCTCGGTCTGGCGTTGCCCGCACTGGCGGTTCTTGCTGCCACCCCGCTGTACCTGTTGTGGGACACCGCCTGGGTGGGGCGCCTCGGCCCGATCGAACTCGCGGCCCTGGCCGCCGGGACGACGGTGTTGTCCCAGGTGACCACCCAGCTCACCTTCCTGTCCTACGGGACGACCGCCCGGGCGGCCCGACGTCACGGCGCCGGTGACCGGGCGGGTGCGGTGGCAGAGGGGATCCAGGCGACCTGGGTGGCCCTCGCCGTCGGATCAGTTCTTGCGGTGACGGTGGCGCTCAGCGCCGGGCCGGTGACCCGGTGGCTGGCAGGGGAGGCCGGATCCGGGGTGGCCGAGGACGCTGCCCGCTGGTTGCGGGTGGCGTCCCTGGCGATCCTGCCGGCGCTGACCGTGATGGCGGGGAACGGCTGGCTGCGGGGAGTCGCGGATACCCGACGCCCCCTGCTGTTCACGCTGGCCGGGTTGGTTCCCGTGGCGGTGGCCGTCCCCTGGGCGGTGACGCGGTTCGGGCTGATCGGTTCCGCCTGGGCGACGGTGGCGGGGGAGACGGTCACTGCCGGCTGCTTCGTCCTGTGCCTGGTCCGGACGTGGCGTCAGGACGGTGACGGCAGACCGGTGCGTCCAACCTGGTCGGTGATCCGCCCCCAGTTAACCGCTGGGCGCGATCTGGTGGTGCGCTCCCTGGGGTTCCAGGTGGCGTTCGTCGCCGCCGCCGCGGTGGCGGCCAGGTCCGGCGCCGGTGCTCTGGCGGCCCACCAGGTGCTGCTGCAGTTGTGGAACCTGCTGACCCTGCTGCTGGATTCCGTGGCGGTCGCCGCTCAGGCCCTCGTCGGTGCTGCCCTGGGGGCGGCGTCCCGGTCGGCGGCGTGGCGGGTCTCCCGCACGGTCCTGTGGTTCTCGGTCGGGGCGGGCCTGGTACTCGGCGCCGTCCTGGCGTCTGCCGCCGGGGTGGTTCCCGGCCTGTTCACCGCGGATCCCGGGGTACGTGCCGCGATGGCCGGCCCGTGGTGGATTCTCGTGGTCATGGCGGTGGTCGGGGGAGTGGTCTTCGCCCTCGACGGTGTCCTGCTGGGTGCCGGGGATGTTGCATTTCTGCGTACTGTGACGATTGTCTCTCTGGTGTTCGGATTCATTCCGGGCGTTCTGGTGGCGGGCGCCGCCGACCTCGGGCTGACCGGGGTATGGTGCGGTCTGCTGGCATTCCTGGTGTTCCGGCTGGTGGCCGTGGTACTGCGGTTCCGGTCCGGTCGGTGGGTGCGGACCGGAGTGACGCGGTAG
- the rbfA gene encoding 30S ribosome-binding factor RbfA codes for MADHARAARMAKRIMTIVASAIEREVKDRRLEYVTVTDCRVTGDLHDATVFYTVRGASIDEPADTAAAAEALHRARGQLRKIVGDQLSVRFTPTLSFSLDTVPEASAHMEELLAKAREIDERVRAQAAGAAPAGESDPYRVAADQAADSTGVDDD; via the coding sequence ATGGCAGACCACGCCCGCGCGGCCCGCATGGCCAAGCGCATCATGACGATCGTCGCCTCGGCGATCGAGCGGGAGGTCAAGGACCGTCGCCTCGAGTACGTGACGGTCACGGACTGCCGGGTCACCGGTGACCTGCATGACGCCACGGTGTTCTACACCGTGCGCGGTGCCTCCATCGACGAGCCGGCCGACACGGCCGCCGCCGCGGAAGCCCTGCATCGCGCCCGTGGCCAGCTCCGGAAGATTGTCGGCGACCAGCTGTCGGTCCGGTTCACCCCGACGCTCAGCTTCTCGCTGGACACTGTGCCGGAAGCCTCCGCCCACATGGAGGAGCTGCTGGCGAAGGCCCGCGAGATCGATGAGCGGGTCCGGGCACAGGCGGCTGGCGCCGCTCCGGCCGGCGAGTCCGACCCCTACCGGGTGGCTGCCGACCAGGCCGCCGACTCCACCGGAGTCGACGACGACTGA